A region from the Corylus avellana chromosome ca7, CavTom2PMs-1.0 genome encodes:
- the LOC132187967 gene encoding uncharacterized protein LOC132187967, which translates to MGTTSSHRAEADSVHQVMTSFEFEFILHLMKETMQITDHLCQALQSKSKDILSAMHLVSSTKACIQQYRDEKWDVLLANVKSFCNKRNIDVPDMNARYVARRGQARHQQADFTIEHHYRVDIFCAAIDSQLQELNRRFSEDAVELLILGSALDPRVARASFRIDDICRLVNKFYLQDFTDHEKEQLEIELHHYEHNVVQHASFQGLSNISELCQWLVRTRKSTIYQLVFRVVVLLLTLPVSTAITERAFLAMKIVKTRLRNKIEDEFLTDSLMLYIEREIATTFSTDSIIDGFRDMKKRKVPF; encoded by the coding sequence ATGGGAACTACTTCTTCCCATCGAGCAGAAGCAGATTCAGTTCATCAGGTAAtgacttcatttgaatttgaattcatcTTACATCTCATGAAAGAAACTATGCAGATTACCGATCATCTATGTCAAGCTTTACAATCCAAATCAAAAGATATTTTAAGTGCCATGCATCTTGTTTCATCCACTAAAGCGTGTATTCAACAATATAGAGATGAAAAATGGGATGTTTTACTTGCCAATGTGAAATCGTTTTGCAATAAACGCAACATAGATGTTCCAGATATGAATGCTCGTTATGTTGCGAGACGAGGTCAAGCTCGCCATCAACAAGCCGACTTTACAATTGAGCATCATTATCGAGTGGATATTTTTTGTGCCGCAATAGATTCTCAATTGCAAGAATTAAATCGCCGGTTTAGTGAGGATGCAGTAGAGTTGCTTATTCTCGGCTCAGCTCTTGATCCTCGAGTTGCTCGTGCTTCTTTTAGAATTGATGATATATGTCGGTTGGTAAACAAGTTTTATCTGCAAGACTTTACCGATCATGAAAAAGAACAGTTGGAAATAGAACTTCACCATTATGAGCACAATGTAGTTCAACATGCAAGTTTCCAAGGATTGTCAAATATTTCTGAATTGTGCCAATGGTTGGTTAGAACCAGAAAATCAACTATCTATCAACTTGTTTTCCGAGTTGTTGTACTTTTGCTTACTCTTCCTGTTTCTACCGCAATTACAGAACGAGCATTTTTAGCTATGAAAATTGTCAAAACTAGGCTtcgcaacaaaattgaagatgagttTCTAACAGATTCTCTGATGTTGTACATCGAAAGAGAAATTGCTACGACATTTAGTACAGATTCAATCATTGATGGTTTTCGGGATATGAAAAAACGAAAGGTTCCATTTTGA